ggacaaagacaggatgttccagggaggggacacagaaacaagaggccacaattggaagttgaagacacaaatgagtcagagagatattaggaagtatttcttcagtcatagagttgtcaggcagtggaatagcctagaaaatgacgtagtggaggcaggaaccatacacagttttaagacgaggtttgataaagctcatggagcggggagagagagggcccagtagcaaccggtgaagaggcggggccaggagctaagactcgacccctgcaaccacaaataggtgagtacacacacgttgagcccaagattgctgagtacatgtgcagaccagctagaagCAACGCTTACTCGCATCTATAAGCATTGCCTAGCACAATGTGAATGGCCTTCTCTGCTGAaagagacaaatgtagtccctgttcacaaaaagaagagtagAACAGAAATAggaactacagactagtgtcactcctgtcaatcactcgCGTTTTTCAACTACAACTCACTTTTTTGTGACAGTCAATCCGTCTTCAGGAAACGTCACTCTGCTGTTGATTTGATGTTAAATCTCTTCCCTATATGGTATCAGTAACTACATGAATCCAAATTCAACTGTGTAGTGGCTCTAGACATTGGTGAAGCTTTTGACCGTGTATGGTACCAGGGACACTTGGCAAAACTACAAGTACTGGGAATCGCTGGTTTTCTCAGTACCTTTAAGATAGATCTATAAGCGTAGTTCTCAACGGAACAGTGTTAGCAAGACACTATTGGAGCACTCGGGCCTGCTTGGCCCATTGCTATGGAATGTGTACTTCAAtaaccttcatctcatcccataaTCCTAGGCATATACAGACGACTGTACTCAGACTTTTGCTTATCCAAGACAGGAAATGCCAGTTGCTCAaaattacatcaatcaccagcttacagctatattaGCGTTGAGAAAACAATGGCAGGACAAATTTGCCcccgagaaaacacaaatgatggtctgGTCATCACAAATGACAGCCTGGAtgaagctgatatccttgggggAAATTTTGACTCCAAACGAACTGTGAAGAACCACTTCATAAATCTTGGAAACAAAGTGCCTAGGAAGCTtccagcacttcgacgtatcacATCTGCTCGACAATAGAGGTTACAAGATTCCGTATGAGGCATAAGTACGGTCACACCTTTAGTGTGCTACGCTCTCTTGAGTTGCTTGCACCCTGTCTCATCTGCAAATCCTTGACAGAACAGAAAACAGAGAAAGGCGGCGCATCTCTCggctggacccagcctggatagatctgccatttcagcagagccttcaacacaggagggatgtggggagGCCTTACTGCTATGtataaggccaacattgtcaaagtaccacatttgcctctactccgaggacagcgagaagggaacttctacacaacaagacgggcagcaagcatcAAGGCTCTGGAGAAGGTACCCTTCTCCGGAACAtcgcttcatctgagatcattcattcctaggATGTCACCTAGGATGTCACAGaataatgacatcaacgaaatgAAGTcaattgaccaaatgaaatcgctggtccACAGATAACTCGGAAATCATTCTGCTccctatatgtatatttcataacaattaaaaggctttcaaatgagctgatgtaggtaacagcttttagcttgtaaataaagttaggaaccttaacgcAATCTTTAATTAAaaccctgcatatatatatatatatatatatatatatatatatatatatatatatatatatatatatatatatatatatatatatacatatatatatatagagagagagagagagatatagatagatagatagatagatagatagatagatagatagatagatagatagatagatttgGCACAACCGCTGACAAATATTGGTTGCTGTAAAATCCCTCATATTCTAGAGTCGCAGATTTTCAAGATAATAAGTCTTCTTGTACAGACAAATAAGACATTGGATGCAGCTGGTTGTCCTGATAACAACGTAtccctttttttacacagggtttgacaaggttaaggatccctagctttaatgacaagctatttacaggttaaagatccctaactttattggcaagctaagagatgttacctacatcagctcatttgaaagcatttttattgttatgagacatacaagtaaggaacaggatgaagttggagccatctgtgggccagcattttcatttgatcaactgactttatctcattgacatcattatgctgtacgaatgtgttccatactcgagtcatcctgggtatatatgatctcagatggagtgatgttctggagaagggtacagccagagtgaagttgctgctttctgcccgtcttgtggcctaaaagcttgtttcacgctgtcctcgaagtggatccaagtgtggtactttgacaatattggccttgtacataacagtaaggccacccacatccctcctgtgttgaaggctctgctgaaatgacagatctatccaggatgggtccaggcgagagatgagacgtcttgctctgttctctactctgtcaagcagtcgtagatgagagggggtgggggaggcaaaccaagaaagtggagcatactcaaggtgtgagcgtacttgtgcctcgtacagaatcttgcaacccctactgtcaagcagatgcgagatacggcgaagtgctgtaagcttcctagctgccttgtttgcaagatttacatggttcttcatggtcagtttggagtcaaatttcaccccaaggatatcaacttcttctccaggtgccatcaccctcccattcatccttactactgcaccagcattaccatcatgctgcctagagaccatcatcatctgcgttttctcaggtgcaaatgttacttgtcatctatttccccaaactgatttagctcttagctggtgagtgatgtagcttagagcagctggcatttcttctcttggataagtgaatgtcagtgtacaggcgtctgcatatgcatgggattctgggatgagatgaagaaggtcattgaagtagacattccataacaatggtcccagcacgcttccttgtgtaacacttgccccaataggatgtcttggtgattccgttccattgagaactacccttagagatctaccatgaagatgatcactgaggagacatagcgtagagcctgcaattcccagtgcttgaagttttgctaagaggccctggtgccacacccggtcgaaagcaccagcaatgtccagtgctaccacacagctgactttggattcatccagtgactggtgccacttagtggagaggtttagcaacagatcagcagcagagtaacctttcctgaagccatattgacggtcacaaagtagtgagtggtagtcaaaaaactctgtcatttgtcttgagattattgtctcaataatcttaccagtgattgacaggagtgatactggtctgtagttgctgatttctgctctgctcttctttttgtgaacagggactacatttgcctctttccacagagaaggccatttacactgtactaggcagtgctgaaagatgcgagttagaggtgctgctagctggtctgcacatcttctcagcaatcttgggctcaacttgtctgggcccacagccttttcttggtcaagcgatttaagaaggaaatgcacctcctcctgccttattgtcactactgacagttttgacacagttcttgcagctagccaaggagggtcccttgctggatcaggaatttGCATTTTCGTAGCAAAgtattcggcaaagaggtccgctttctcttgactactagtagaggtggtcccatcctgtcgatttagaggtggaatgagttcatcaggcagataaacttgtctgtccttgaccagggaccaccaggttttggaacctaccctacctgatgctagctttctttttgtgtccacctcccatttcgTATCGAAATCTTCATGTTTATCCATAACAGACGAATATTAATTAAAGATTTGTATTTTAGACTAATATGAATACAACGCTTGAAAAAAAAACCAATGATATCATATGTCGTAcgatattatataataataagggTATTTTTAGTCGTGCTAAATTATGGTTTCCGCTTGATGCTTAAACTCAGAGTCAATGATATGTCAAAGTCTCGAGTCGGGAGAAATTTCCCCTTTTTTCTGAGAACTaaaaatcagatttttttttttacaggttaCAATGGTGTCGCCATTTAAGCCATCAAAGGTGCGGGAAATTGTTCATGAGGTAGTCTTCTCAGGCGGGGATCTTTCTCGTCAAGTTCCAAATTTGTTTACTGGAAATAAAATGACAACCCCTACGGCAATGATGACGATTTTGCCAGACCTTTGTGTTGATGCTCTAGGAACGAAAGAAGTTCAAAATTTACTGAAGGAAGATTTTGACTTGGTTCTCCTCAGCGTGTTCGTGTCTGAGTGTTTCTTCTCAGCAGTTCATCAGATGAAGGTACGTCATGTACTACGCCATCTTTTATGCTACTTTTTTTACTGTTTTTGTATTAAAATACTATGAATTTAATTATCAGGCGTAAGTAAAAATATAGGCGTAAGTAAAATATAGACAAGAGTGAAGGcctctcaattattattattaagttatttttaaaacattattattatatttatgggataGTTTTTAACCAAGATGAGTCATACAGCAGCTGGGAATGAGAAACTATCAGGTTTGTTATCAAGAGTTTCAGCAGCATGACGGCATCTTCCCACCGCCATCATCGTAGCCACAGAGAATCCTAGACGCGCTGAATATTCCACCACATATgaatacttaagaacataagaaagaaggaacactgcaacagacctactgtccCATGAGAAGCAAGACCATGTGTCCCCCCCCccgaattagcccaatgacccacctagtcaggttacttccacttaaggaaggaacaaggcatcagacctaatagcacaagctagtcaggtccaactcacacccacccacacccactcatgtatttatctaacctattttcaaaactacacaatgttatagcctctataactgtactcgggagtttgttccactcatccacaactctattaccaaaccagtgcttttctatatccttcatgaatctgaatttttccaacttgaaaccattgctgcgagttctgtcttggctggatattttcagcacgctatttacatcccctttatttatttctgttttccatttatacacctccatcatatccccctaaatctacgcctttcgagagtgcgcagattcagggccctcagtctatccacatagggaagatttctgattcatgggatcaactttgtcattctcctctgtacgttttccaatgcatttatatccattctgtaatacggtgaccaaaactgtgcagcataatctaaatgaggcctaaccaat
The sequence above is a segment of the Cherax quadricarinatus isolate ZL_2023a unplaced genomic scaffold, ASM3850222v1 Contig1866, whole genome shotgun sequence genome. Coding sequences within it:
- the LOC138851737 gene encoding uncharacterized protein, which produces MQWWILVLVCAAVLQSVLTTKVLFLGPISSKSHKNFYMGIVNALADDNIQVTMVSPFKPSKVREIVHEVVFSGGDLSRQVPNLFTGNKMTTPTAMMTILPDLCVDALGTKEVQNLLKEDFDLVLLSVFVSECFFSAVHQMK